The following proteins are encoded in a genomic region of Acidobacteriota bacterium:
- a CDS encoding SnoaL-like domain-containing protein, with product MRHRTTWIAIIVTAVLAVGYLAAADEPADRAAVQRAIEQSIGWAIEKDFDAMFRLWADDLFHFWLFSDSQVIGLDNFKKHAEQWRDPDFRGTRFEFRDLRIVFSRSGDVAWYSCRLDDCGSFKGKEFCLKDVFQTGVLEKRDGRWVHVLMHGSYPVDKIPENFVRRFYRDLFEKPAATEAKPPGATPEVFAPGVVSRDGIQMKLTMSADGAEILYTERDPATNAVSFLSRRRAGDSWGEPVALPYAREYMDIEPSLSTDGRKILFVSNRPAGGGGEPGKFPDVWMAEKTGDRWGFPVRLGPPVNTADPADIEAHPAFGPDGGIYFMRQNGNSRRLLQAARLGDGFDEPRSLPLTDDLFAGGFSGPCLSPDGRILLMHSRRDGGFGNWDLYVAFRDESGGWSKLMNLGPVVNTDQAESSPAFSPDGRSIFFTRDTDIYRVSATVIEALRPKQ from the coding sequence ATGAGACACCGCACCACCTGGATTGCAATTATTGTGACCGCCGTCCTCGCGGTGGGCTACCTGGCCGCCGCGGATGAACCCGCCGACCGCGCCGCGGTGCAACGCGCCATCGAGCAGTCCATCGGCTGGGCCATCGAGAAGGACTTCGATGCCATGTTCCGCCTGTGGGCCGACGACCTGTTCCACTTCTGGCTCTTCTCCGACAGCCAGGTGATCGGGCTCGACAATTTCAAGAAGCACGCGGAGCAGTGGCGCGACCCCGACTTCCGCGGCACCCGCTTCGAGTTCCGCGACCTGCGCATCGTGTTCTCGCGCTCCGGCGACGTGGCCTGGTACTCCTGCCGCCTCGACGACTGCGGCTCCTTCAAGGGGAAGGAGTTCTGCCTCAAGGACGTCTTCCAGACCGGGGTGCTGGAGAAGCGCGACGGCCGCTGGGTGCACGTCCTGATGCACGGCTCCTACCCGGTGGACAAAATTCCCGAAAACTTTGTCCGCCGGTTCTATCGCGACCTGTTCGAGAAGCCGGCGGCAACGGAAGCAAAGCCGCCCGGAGCGACACCGGAGGTGTTCGCGCCGGGCGTCGTCTCCCGGGACGGCATCCAGATGAAGCTGACCATGTCCGCCGACGGCGCCGAAATTCTCTACACTGAACGGGACCCGGCGACAAACGCCGTGTCGTTCCTCAGCCGGCGCCGGGCAGGAGATTCGTGGGGTGAACCGGTTGCCCTCCCATACGCGCGGGAGTACATGGACATCGAGCCCAGCCTGTCCACCGACGGCCGAAAGATCCTCTTCGTCTCCAACCGGCCCGCCGGCGGCGGGGGCGAACCGGGAAAATTTCCGGATGTCTGGATGGCGGAAAAGACGGGAGATCGATGGGGCTTCCCCGTCCGGCTGGGTCCGCCGGTCAACACCGCCGACCCCGCCGACATCGAGGCTCATCCGGCCTTCGGGCCGGACGGCGGGATCTATTTCATGCGGCAGAACGGCAACAGCCGCCGTCTCCTCCAGGCCGCGCGCCTCGGCGACGGGTTCGACGAACCGCGCTCCCTACCCCTGACGGACGATCTGTTCGCCGGCGGGTTCAGCGGGCCGTGCCTGTCTCCCGACGGCCGGATCCTGCTGATGCACTCGCGCCGGGATGGCGGCTTCGGGAACTGGGACCTCTACGTCGCGTTCAGGGACGAATCGGGCGGCTGGAGCAAGCTGATGAACCTCGGCCCTGTCGTCAACACCGACCAAGCCGAGTCCAGTCCCGCCTTCTCGCCGGACGGCCGGTCCATCTTCTTCACTCGGGATACGGACATCTACCGGGTTTCCGCGACAGTCATCGAAGCGCTGAGACCGAAGCAATAG